A DNA window from Limanda limanda chromosome 6, fLimLim1.1, whole genome shotgun sequence contains the following coding sequences:
- the scn3b gene encoding sodium channel subunit beta-3, with product MVTQPRVQLITSVLLLLVVHLGQPVCVDVPSETEAVLGKSMLLTCIFCMKREEVKSKTYVDWYFLPTNERDIPKTHIYKYDKHMLSARDGPFKGRLTWNGSVDFQEVSIQIHNVTFNDSGLYECHVVREFKDFTPSSKFMKNITLEVKEIATNNAAALYSEIMMYVLLVCLTLWLLVEMVYCYRKISKSDEQAEDLATNYLAVPSEQKDNAAAPVTE from the exons ATGGTAACTCAACCCAGAGTTCAGCTGATCACTTCGGTACTTTTGCTTTTAGTTG TCCACCTAGGCCAGCCAGTATGTGTGGATGTCCCCTCGGAGACAGAAGCTGTCCTGGGGAAATCCATGCTGTTGACCTGTATCTTCTGtatgaagagggaggaggtcaAATCAAAGACATATGTGGATTGGTACTTCCTGCCAACAAATGAAAGAGACATCCCAAAAACTCAT ATATACAAGTATGATAAACACATGCTATCAGCACGGGACGGACCATTTAAGGGCCGTCTTACCTGGAATGGGAGCGTCGACTTTCAAGAGGTCTCCATTCAAATCCACAATGTCACCTTCAATGACAGTGGTCTCTATGAGTGCCACGTGGTGCGCGAGTTCAAGGACTTCACTCCCTCTTCGAAATTCATGAAGAACATCACGCTGGAGGTGAAAGAGATAG CCACTAACAACGCCGCGGCGCTCTACTCTGAGATCATGATGTATGTGCTGCTGGTGTGCTTGACCCTGTGGCTTCTGGTGGAAATGGTCTACTGCTACAGGAAGATCTCCAAATCTGATGAGCAGGCGGAGGACCTAGC